The Dreissena polymorpha isolate Duluth1 chromosome 10, UMN_Dpol_1.0, whole genome shotgun sequence genome includes a region encoding these proteins:
- the LOC127847584 gene encoding putative nuclease HARBI1, producing MADIERRLRRARYLNELFPMDRRVFRDRTNPLETLSPMEIRERDRFFPETILFLVNMLNLERATERSCPLPPLISTLAALHFLATGTHHIVTAGLHGISRSSVSRAVKQFTDSVCLHLNDFVFFPNIENVQRTVQKQFYNIAGFPQVVGVVDGTHIRIQAPSANEDDYVNRKGFHSLNVQMICDATFRFVDVVAKWPGSVHDSRIFRESAIRQRFERGEIDGLLLGDSGYGCKRYLMTPYQNTDSPCKERFNISLCRTRVVIEQAFGVLKRRFPCLHYGLRVKPDRAAKITVACVILHNIGLERQDMFSRTCEDDTDQPHVLYEGDGSGNSYRDHIAESFF from the exons atggccgacattgaaAGACGTCTTCGTCGCGCTCGATACTTAAATGAATTGTTTCCAATGGATAGGAGAGTTTTCCGTGATCGAACGAACCCATTGGAAACTTTGTCCCCGATGGAAATTCGTGAACGGGACCGGTTTTTCCCGGAAACTATTCTGTTTCTTGTCAACATGCTGAATTTGGAGAGGGCTACTGAACGTTCTTGTCCTCTTCCGCCGCTCATTTCAACTTTAGCGGCATTGCATTTCCTTGCAACTGGCACACACCACATTGTGACGGCAGGGCTTCATGGAATCTCAAGGTCCAGTGTATCTAGAGCGGTCAAGCAATTTACGGACAGCGTGTGTCTACATCTTAATGACTTCGTTTTCTTCCCAAATATCGAAAATGTGCAACGGACGGTGCAAAAACAGTTCTACAACATCGCTG GTTTCCCCCAAGTGGTTGGTGTTGTTGATGGGACACATATCCGTATTCAAGCGCCTAGCGCCAACGAAGACGATTATGTGAACAGAAAGGGATTTCACTCCCTTAATGTACAG ATGATTTGTGATGCCACTTTTCGGTTTGTTGACGTAGTCGCAAAGTGGCCTGGGAGCGTTCACGATTCAAGGATCTTTCGTGAAAGCGCCATACGTCAGCGTTTTGAAAGAG gTGAAATCGACGGTCTTCTGCTTGGTGACTCTGGCTATGGATGCAAGAGGTATCTTATGACACCatatcaaaacaccgacagtccTTGTAAG GAACGGTTTAACATATCCTTATGTCGAACAAGAGTGGTGATCGAGCAAGCTTTTGGCGTTCTCAAGCGTAGGTTTCCATGTCTACATTATGGACTTAGAGTAAAACCTGACAGAGCAGCCAAAATAACAGTCGCGTGTGTCATTCTTCATAACATTGGATTAGAGAGGCAAGACATGTTTTCACGAACATGTGAGGATGACACGGATCAGCCACATGTTCTTTATGAAGGAGATGGGTCTGGAAACAGTTACAGAGACCACATCGCAGAATCTTTCTTTTAA
- the LOC127847586 gene encoding uncharacterized protein LOC127847586 isoform X2: MTAQVHWSMSEKTFVVQLINDRYDELYCRFKGATLGGKKKEQTWQEVADTFNSSSVAQCSRTVRQIKDMYAQLKCRAKKKESDRKETGGGPPAVLTTVEDLVIDGIRDKPQLIGIPGGIDSGDCYACVADVAEMADTDEASAKCTLTVAECTSKPATASNVATSSTSRPSKESLKKRKRNRCYEEELLELETRRAQAELDLLLQRQQQEKQLHDLRIKVITEAAEQERQLFTLKKELLNSNIKSAMDQGLLLFES; the protein is encoded by the exons ATGACTGCTCAGGTGCATTGGTCTATGTCGGAAAAAACCTTCGTGGTTCAACTGATAAATGATCGGTACGACGAGTTATATTGTCGATTTAAAGGTGCCACACTAGGTGGCAAAAAAAAGGAACAAACCTGGCAAGAGGTTGCTGATACCTTCAATAG CTCCAGTGTCGCACAATGTTCTAGGACAGTGCGTCAAATAAAAGACATGTATGCGCAGTTGAAATGTCGAG CCAAAAAAAAAGAGTCTGACAGAAAAGAAACTGGAGGGGGGCCTCCAGCTGTATTAACCACCGTGGAAGACCTGGTCATAGATGGCATCCGCGACAAGCCACAGCTGATTGGCATTCCGGGTGGCATTGATTCAGGTGAttgttatgcat GCGTGGCTGATGTTGCTGAGATGGCAGACACTGATGAAGCCTCAGCCAAGTGTACACTAACTGTTGCTGAGTGTACATCAAAGCCTGCAACTGCCTCGAATGTAGCCACTTCTTCAACATCAAGACCATCAAAAG AATCGTTGAAAAAGAGAAAGAGAAACAGATGCTATGAAGAAGAGCTACTTGAGCTGGAAACAAGACGTGCACAGGCTGAGTTGGACCTGCTGTTGCAGAGGCAACAGCAGGAAAAACAGCTACATGATCTTAGAATTAAGGTGATCACAGAGGCTGCAGAGCAAGAGAGACaactttttactttaaaaaaagagtTGTTAAACTCAAATATAAAGTCTGCAATGGATCAAGGCCTTCTTTTGTTTGAATCTTAA
- the LOC127847586 gene encoding uncharacterized protein LOC127847586 isoform X4, whose protein sequence is MTAQVHWSMSEKTFVVQLINDRYDELYCRFKGATLGGKKKEQTWQEVADTFNSSSVAQCSRTVRQIKDMYAQLKCRAKKKESDRKETGGGPPAVLTTVEDLVIDGIRDKPQLIGIPGGIDSGVADVAEMADTDEASAKCTLTVAECTSKPATASNVATSSTSRPSKESLKKRKRNRCYEEELLELETRRAQAELDLLLQRQQQEKQLHDLRIKVITEAAEQERQLFTLKKELLNSNIKSAMDQGLLLFES, encoded by the exons ATGACTGCTCAGGTGCATTGGTCTATGTCGGAAAAAACCTTCGTGGTTCAACTGATAAATGATCGGTACGACGAGTTATATTGTCGATTTAAAGGTGCCACACTAGGTGGCAAAAAAAAGGAACAAACCTGGCAAGAGGTTGCTGATACCTTCAATAG CTCCAGTGTCGCACAATGTTCTAGGACAGTGCGTCAAATAAAAGACATGTATGCGCAGTTGAAATGTCGAG CCAAAAAAAAAGAGTCTGACAGAAAAGAAACTGGAGGGGGGCCTCCAGCTGTATTAACCACCGTGGAAGACCTGGTCATAGATGGCATCCGCGACAAGCCACAGCTGATTGGCATTCCGGGTGGCATTGATTCAG GCGTGGCTGATGTTGCTGAGATGGCAGACACTGATGAAGCCTCAGCCAAGTGTACACTAACTGTTGCTGAGTGTACATCAAAGCCTGCAACTGCCTCGAATGTAGCCACTTCTTCAACATCAAGACCATCAAAAG AATCGTTGAAAAAGAGAAAGAGAAACAGATGCTATGAAGAAGAGCTACTTGAGCTGGAAACAAGACGTGCACAGGCTGAGTTGGACCTGCTGTTGCAGAGGCAACAGCAGGAAAAACAGCTACATGATCTTAGAATTAAGGTGATCACAGAGGCTGCAGAGCAAGAGAGACaactttttactttaaaaaaagagtTGTTAAACTCAAATATAAAGTCTGCAATGGATCAAGGCCTTCTTTTGTTTGAATCTTAA